TAGCGGCTGTGGAGTCTCCGGAGCCCCTGCACTCACAATGATCCCCGCATAAGGTCCATACTCTTCCCAGCCTTGTGAGCCATCGCCCACTTTAAAATAGATATTCTGCAATCCTAAATTCTTTAAAATAGTCTTAACCGATTCCTGAAGAGATGGAATCCGTTCAATGGTATAAACCTCACATCCCAAAGTCGCTAAAAGAGCCGTTTGATACCCGGATCCGGTTCCAACCTCTAAAACCCTTTCGTGACCCCTGAGTTTCAAAAGTTCAAGCATGACAGCTACGATGTAGGGCTGCGAAATGGTTTGTCCCTCCCCAATCGGAATGGGCCAATCCTCATAAGCTTGCGAACGATAAGACTCATTCACAAAAAGATGTCGAGGAATAGAACGAAAAACATCTAAAACTCTTATCTCCTTAATACCTCTTGCTATTAATTGGTCATCAACCATTCTTTCCCGCTGTTTGATATATTTGTCTTCCATAAAATATTTTTTCTAATAATTATTTTGTCTTAAAAATTTTTTCTCGATAAAAAAACGAACCAGCAAACCTAGAAATCTGAAGGTATCGGGAAGCGGTCTAATCTTGCTCTTTTCATTTCCATAAATCGAAACGATAGATACAGATCTAATTTCTTTTGTAATAGATGAAGCCTCTAGAAACATCTCTGATTCAATATCAAATTTTGAAGCCTTTAAATGCATTCTCTCTACCAAAACTCGTTTCAAATATCGAAAACCACATTGACTGTCAGGAACCCAAACACCCGCTATCCAAGACAAAATTTTTGACATGAAAAGATTGGTTGCAACTCGAATCCATGGCATTTTTTGAGTTTGATACATTCGATTCCCAATCACCATCATGATAGAAGGGTTACGAGCCGCTTCCAAAAATTTTGGAATCTCGTCTGCACAATGTTGACCATCCCCGTCCATCAAAATCACTCCCTCCCATGACCCTTTCAAAAAATATTGAAGGCCTGTTAAAAGAGCAGCCCCTTTTCCACAATTTTTTGAGTGTCGAAGAAGAATTGCACCCGCTGAAGTCGCGATCCCTCCGGTTCGATCAGACGAACCGTCATCAACAACCACCACATCTCCATAGAACCGTGCTTGTCGGACCACCTCACCGATCTCTACCTCTTCATGATAAGCCGGAATCAAGATGCAAATAGGTTTCACTGGATATCCCTATTTTATTTCCACACTCTCTCAAAACAAAGCCACTGCGTAGGATCTAAGCAAATCATTTTTTCTAACGCCCTTGTGACCCGAGCACCCAACTCCTCTTCAGAAAGCCCCTTAGGATCAATCGCTTCATCAAAAAAAAGATCTCCCCCTCTTTCATTCCAAAGATATCCCCCAGGAACAATCAAAGCCCCTGTACGCTTCGCAAGAACAATAGGTCCCTTGGGAATCTTTGTTTTTTTCCCAAAAAAGATTGTATCCACTCCTGTTTTTGTAAAATCAATATCACCCGCGATGGCCAATAATCGGCCTTTTCTAAGGGCTTGAAGACATTGGGTTGTCGCATCTTTCTTCCAAGAAATAACAGAAAGTCCTTCCCTTTTTCTATGACGGCTAAAAAGGGTCTCTAACTGGGGATTTAAATGTTCAGAAAACACAGCACTCACTTCCAAACCCATTTTAAGCGTTTTATGAACCGCCATCTCCCAATTTCCAAGATGGCTTGAAAGAATAATCACACCCCGTCTTTCGTTATAAGCCCTTTTCAAATGATCCAACCCTTGAACCTGAATCTGTTTGATCCAATATTCTTTAAAACGAAATGGACTTAGAAAAAAAACGAGATAACGCCCAAAGGCTTCAAAAACTTTATTCACATTTTTCTGAAGAGAAGGAGAAAGACCGATGGTATGAAGATTTTCTTCAACAACCTTTCTACTTTGAAAGGTAAAGGATGATCCAAGTTTAAAAAGAAAAGGAATAAATCGCAAGCTCCAAGAAAAAGGAAAGAGCTTCAAAATAATTTCGAGAAATTTATAAAACAGAAACGGACGCACTTGAAATCTCAAAAAGAGCTTTTGCAATATCCATCGCTGCCTGAGGCTTTCTTAAACACTCAATTTTTTGCTTCATACCTTCAAGACGTGTGGGGTTATTTAAAAGATCATCCACCACTTTAGGAATTTCATCGATTTGATCAATCTTTAATGCCGCTTTATTCTCCACTAAAAATTCACAGTTTTTGGATTCCTGACCTGGCAAAGGTTTAAAAATCAGCATGGGAAGCTGTTTCACCAATGCCTCAGAACTGGTCAATCCCCCTGGCTTACTGATGATGAGATCTGCCATTTCCATGAGAATGTCAACTTCATTTACATAACCATAAATAGTCAAAGGAGTCCGACATTTCTTTTTCACAGCCTCAAGCTTATTTTTTAGAGAACGGTTGCGACCCGTGACCGCGATCACATGAATCGGCGATTGAACCTCTTGAAGTGC
This Chlamydiota bacterium DNA region includes the following protein-coding sequences:
- a CDS encoding protein-L-isoaspartate(D-aspartate) O-methyltransferase; amino-acid sequence: MEDKYIKQRERMVDDQLIARGIKEIRVLDVFRSIPRHLFVNESYRSQAYEDWPIPIGEGQTISQPYIVAVMLELLKLRGHERVLEVGTGSGYQTALLATLGCEVYTIERIPSLQESVKTILKNLGLQNIYFKVGDGSQGWEEYGPYAGIIVSAGAPETPQPLLDQLEEGGRLVIPLGERSSQRLMTFTRKGQGFVQKDVMGCVFVPLLGDQGWKE
- a CDS encoding glycosyltransferase family 2 protein → MKPICILIPAYHEEVEIGEVVRQARFYGDVVVVDDGSSDRTGGIATSAGAILLRHSKNCGKGAALLTGLQYFLKGSWEGVILMDGDGQHCADEIPKFLEAARNPSIMMVIGNRMYQTQKMPWIRVATNLFMSKILSWIAGVWVPDSQCGFRYLKRVLVERMHLKASKFDIESEMFLEASSITKEIRSVSIVSIYGNEKSKIRPLPDTFRFLGLLVRFFIEKKFLRQNNY
- a CDS encoding lysophospholipid acyltransferase family protein, translated to MRPFLFYKFLEIILKLFPFSWSLRFIPFLFKLGSSFTFQSRKVVEENLHTIGLSPSLQKNVNKVFEAFGRYLVFFLSPFRFKEYWIKQIQVQGLDHLKRAYNERRGVIILSSHLGNWEMAVHKTLKMGLEVSAVFSEHLNPQLETLFSRHRKREGLSVISWKKDATTQCLQALRKGRLLAIAGDIDFTKTGVDTIFFGKKTKIPKGPIVLAKRTGALIVPGGYLWNERGGDLFFDEAIDPKGLSEEELGARVTRALEKMICLDPTQWLCFERVWK